A window from Neobacillus sp. PS3-40 encodes these proteins:
- a CDS encoding cytochrome c3 family protein — translation MYEDSAGVTYDIFHYRKSTTRLGDISDNELCLRCHNADKVQKGEVQSDIQPLYIKTSSKHNFAALDGSNVTGPLPCAECHETHSSSNIKLLKNKLGQENQDGDFSAPSGGWNNDAEKQFCMKCHNGTTAVYGVVGIAVDDNHDLVNDPNYPNDLTKKIHLACSKCHGGTSQSFIEAAHAPQASTESPSP, via the coding sequence ATGTATGAGGATTCTGCTGGAGTAACGTACGACATTTTCCATTACAGAAAAAGTACAACTAGATTAGGAGATATTTCAGATAATGAGTTATGCCTCCGTTGTCATAATGCAGATAAGGTTCAAAAAGGTGAAGTTCAATCAGATATTCAACCCTTATATATAAAAACCAGTTCAAAACATAACTTTGCAGCCCTTGATGGCAGTAATGTAACTGGTCCATTACCTTGTGCTGAATGTCATGAAACACATAGTTCTAGCAATATTAAATTATTAAAAAATAAGTTAGGTCAAGAAAATCAAGATGGTGATTTTTCTGCCCCCTCAGGTGGATGGAATAATGATGCAGAAAAACAATTCTGCATGAAATGCCATAATGGTACTACCGCTGTTTATGGTGTTGTAGGAATAGCAGTTGATGATAATCATGACTTAGTTAATGACCCTAATTACCCTAATGATCTAACCAAAAAAATACATTTAGCTTGTTCAAAATGCCATGGTGGTACATCACAATC